A genomic segment from Malus domestica chromosome 05, GDT2T_hap1 encodes:
- the LOC114824819 gene encoding transcription factor bHLH113-like isoform X2 has protein sequence MAESGGFEGDHLAVTEGTSFSQLLFAADEVVNLAVNSDQTFNYTCSSTYPTEIKPPKMLCFGNYDHQTDVNGVEIGFSETAKKSAVTCSGSSSVSSTSTASISALPKSNNKRRNGLAPISNTTTPTTQRATKKTKSENRTSAGNGKRKEKLGERITALQQLVSPYGKTDTASVLHEAMGYIRFLQEQVQVLCSPYLQRLEPPSLPVHGGVGEVKQEAGRSDLRSRGLCLVPMEYTMHIANSNGADFWLPAMATNTNINPVSSPSTNYRMEY, from the exons ATGGCGGAAAGTGGTGGGTTCGAGGGGGACCATTTGGCGGTGACAGAGGGGACTAGCTTCTCTCAGCTACTCTTCGCGGCCGACGAAGTCGTTAACCTTGCCGTGAACTCCGACCAGACCTTTAACTACACCTGCTCATCTACTTATCCTACCGAGATTAAGCCACCCAAAATGCTCTGCTTCGGAAACTACGACCACCAAACCGACGTTAACGGTGTCGAAATTGGGTTTTCAGAAACCGCCAAGAAATCAGCCGTCACATGCAGCGGCTCCTCCTCCGTTTCTTCCACAAGCACCGCCAGCATCAGTGCATTGCCCAAGTCCAACAAT AAAAGGCGAAATGGGTTGGCTCCGATCAGCAACACAACTACTCCGACAACCCAGAGAGCCACTAAAAAGACGAAATCGGAGAATCGCACGTCGGCCGGCAACGGAAAG AGGAAAGAGAAGCTCGGAGAACGAATCACAGCGTTGCAGCAGCTCGTTTCACCCTACGGCAAG ACGGACACGGCATCAGTGCTTCACGAAGCGATGGGATACATCAGATTTCTGCAAGAGCAGGTTCAGGTGCTGTGCTCGCCTTACCTTCAACGCCTGGAGCCTCCTTCATTACCTGTACAT GGTGGAGTTGGAGAGGTAAAACAAGAAGCAGGAAGAAGCGACCTGAGGAGCAGAGGACTGTGCCTGGTTCCTATGGAGTACACAATGCACATCGCGAACAGCAACGGTGCGGATTTTTGGTTACCCGCCATGGCCACTAACACCAACATTAATCCTGTGTCATCTCCTTCAACCAATTATCGAATGGAATACTAG
- the LOC114824819 gene encoding transcription factor bHLH113-like isoform X1 yields MAESGGFEGDHLAVTEGTSFSQLLFAADEVVNLAVNSDQTFNYTCSSTYPTEIKPPKMLCFGNYDHQTDVNGVEIGFSETAKKSAVTCSGSSSVSSTSTASISALPKSNNKRRNGLAPISNTTTPTTQRATKKTKSENRTSAGNGKRKEKLGERITALQQLVSPYGKTDTASVLHEAMGYIRFLQEQVQVLCSPYLQRLEPPSLPVHNENHFPKYRWLLNDQSSSICITWHSTCKNHGHHVFISEGNDKGWSWRGKTRSRKKRPEEQRTVPGSYGVHNAHREQQRCGFLVTRHGH; encoded by the exons ATGGCGGAAAGTGGTGGGTTCGAGGGGGACCATTTGGCGGTGACAGAGGGGACTAGCTTCTCTCAGCTACTCTTCGCGGCCGACGAAGTCGTTAACCTTGCCGTGAACTCCGACCAGACCTTTAACTACACCTGCTCATCTACTTATCCTACCGAGATTAAGCCACCCAAAATGCTCTGCTTCGGAAACTACGACCACCAAACCGACGTTAACGGTGTCGAAATTGGGTTTTCAGAAACCGCCAAGAAATCAGCCGTCACATGCAGCGGCTCCTCCTCCGTTTCTTCCACAAGCACCGCCAGCATCAGTGCATTGCCCAAGTCCAACAAT AAAAGGCGAAATGGGTTGGCTCCGATCAGCAACACAACTACTCCGACAACCCAGAGAGCCACTAAAAAGACGAAATCGGAGAATCGCACGTCGGCCGGCAACGGAAAG AGGAAAGAGAAGCTCGGAGAACGAATCACAGCGTTGCAGCAGCTCGTTTCACCCTACGGCAAG ACGGACACGGCATCAGTGCTTCACGAAGCGATGGGATACATCAGATTTCTGCAAGAGCAGGTTCAGGTGCTGTGCTCGCCTTACCTTCAACGCCTGGAGCCTCCTTCATTACCTGTACAT AATGAAAATCACTTCCCTAAATATCGATGGTTGTTGAATGACCAGTCCTCATCAATTTGTATAACTTGGCACTCCACATGCAAAAATCACGGGCATCATGTTTTCATATCAGAAGGAAACGACAAGG GGTGGAGTTGGAGAGGTAAAACAAGAAGCAGGAAGAAGCGACCTGAGGAGCAGAGGACTGTGCCTGGTTCCTATGGAGTACACAATGCACATCGCGAACAGCAACGGTGCGGATTTTTGGTTACCCGCCATGGCCACTAA